The nucleotide window GCCGGTGCTGCGCAAGCGGCTCGCCGCGCTGGACGCCCGCACGGGCAAGCTGCTGCCCTGGGCGCCGGCCATCGACGGCACCGTGTTCGCGATGACCGCCGCGGGAACGCAGCTCTACGTCACCGGCAAGTTCAAGAACGTCGGCGGACAGGCCCGCGCGGGCCTGGCCGGCATCGACCTGAAGACCGGCGCCGTCGGCCCGCTCAAGCACACCGTGGACGGTGAGGGCACCGCCCTTGCCGCCGGCGGCGGGCGGCTGTACCTGGGCGGCAAGATCACCAAGGTCGACGGCAGGGCGGTGAAGAACCTCGCGGCGTTCAAGCTGACCGGCGGCGCGGTCGACACCGCGTTCCCCGGCACCGCCGATGAGCAGGTCAGGGCCCTGACCGTGGCCGGCTCCCGGCTGTACGTCGGCGGCAAGTTCAAGAAGCTCAACGGCGCCGGCACGCCCCGGTTCGGCGCGCTGAAGACCTCCGACGGGACGGTGGACGCCACGTTCCGCCCGGCCACCCCGTACGAGGTCTTCGCGATCACCCTCGTGCCCGGCACGGTGTACGCGGGGCTCGGCGGCGTCGGCGGCCGGGTGGCCGCGTACAAGCCCGACGGCGGGTTCATCTGGAGCACTGTCACGGACGGCGACATCCAGGCGATTACCAACCTGGGCGGCGCCGTCTACGCCGGCGGGCACTTCACGGAGGTCTGCCCGACGCCGTCGGCGTCCGCGACCACCTGGTGCCCGGGCAAGAAGCTGCGCAGCCAGCCGAAGGTGGTCGCGCTGGACGGGGCCACCGGCAAGCTGCTCGACTGGAACCCGCGCAGCAACGGCAAGTGGGGCGTGCTCACGATGGACGCCAACCCGGCGCTCAGCAAGATCGCGCTGGGTGGCGAGTTCACCGCCTTCGGCGGCGTCAACCATCCGCACTTCGCCCAGTTCAGCGCCTGCGCGTACGGGTGCGGCGGCCGCAGCGCGGCCCACGCCCGATAGCGCTCGTCCGTCGATCATCGGGGCGGCGCCGGCACTCCGGCGCCGCCCCCAGCACTCTCACTGCACCAGGGCGATGTCCGGGTTGGGGCGCAGGGCCACCTTGACGGCGTTCGCCCGCGGCCCGGCCGACGCGGTCCGCAGCGCGGTGCGCCAGTCGTCGAGGCCGAACGTGTGCGTCAGCACGTCGTCGACGGCGTAGGACGGATCGGCGAGCCACTCCACCACCTGCGACATGGTGGTCCGCCCGTCCAGCCGGGGCTCGGGGCCGGAGTTGACGGTGCCCTGGACGGTGAGCTGGCGGTTCCAGACCAGCGACCAGTCGACCCGTTGCCGGCCGGCGCCGCCGACCAGCACGAGCATGCCCGTCGGCCGGAGCAGGTGCAGCCCGAGGTCGAGCGAGGCGGGCAGCGCGACACAGTCGAAGACGACGTCGACGCCCTGCTCGAGAAGGGGCGTCCTGGTCAGCCGCGGCCTGATCACTCGGCCGCCGTGCAGCAGGGCGAGCGACTCCACGACCCGCGGCCCGGGTTCCAGTGCCCGGTCGGCGCCCGCCCGCACGGCCCGGTCCCGGCTGAAGGCGCCCGGGCCGACGGCGGTGATGTCGAGGTCGGGGTGGAGCCGGCGCAGCGCGGCGATCAGGAGCAGGCCGATGGTTCCGGGCCCGGTCACCACCGCCCGGTCGCCGCGCCGTCGCCAGTGCAGCGCCGCGTGCAGGGCGATGGAGGCGGGTTCGGAGAGGACCGCGCGGTGGGACGGCAGCGCGCCCAGCCGGTGCAGCTGCGACTGGTGCGCGACGACGTACTGGCCCCAGCCGCCGCCCAGCGCCGCGTCGAATCCCAGCGTGGACGACCGGCACCGGGACGACCCGGGCAGGTCGAAGCGCTCGCAGACGTACGGAAAGCCCTCGCGGCAGGAGCGGCAGGGCGCGAAGCCGCGGTGAGCGCACGAGAGCACCGGATCGATCGCCACCCGGTCACCCGGCGAGACCGAGGTCGTCCCCGGCCCGGTCCGGTCCACGACGGCGACGATCTCGTGGCCGAAGATCTGCCGGCGCGCGGCGTAGAAGGCGCTCAGGACGCGCGACGACTTGGCCTGCGCGACGGCGGTGTCGCTGCCGCAGATCCCGGACAGCTCGGGACGCAGCAGCACCCAGCCGGGCGCCTCGGGCAGGACCGGCGTCGCCAGGTCGTCGCGCAGCGAGATCATGCCCGACAGCCCCCACCCGGTGCCCCTGCCGATGCCGCGGGGCAGGTGCTGGGCCGCCGCGGTGAGCAGGTAGCGCGGAACGGACAGGTCGGTGAGTACCGCTCGCATCGTCATCGCCTCACAGCGTTCCCGGTGAGGCGGTCCGGCGCCAGCCCCGTTGTTCAGCAGTCCGGAACGTTCGGCAGCCGGTTGTCCGGGGAACTGATGTAGATGTTTGTCATGTAGCCGCCGAACTGTGGCAGGTAGGCCCACCACGGGTTGCGGTACGGGCTGACCACGACCTCCTCGCCCAGCTTCTGGCAGGACACCAGGACCTCGGTGCCGGCCGGGACGACGCCGAGCGGCGCGGCGCCGGAGTTCGGCGCGGAGCGCACCCGCACGCCCGAGCCCCACGTGCCGAACGCCGTGCCCGGTAGCCGCGTGCCGCCCGGCACGGCGAGCGATCGGGCGATGCCGGTCAGGGCGTTGTACGCCTTGGCGTACGGCGTGCCGTCCGGGTGCAGGGTCAGCACGACCACGATGGCGCGGTCGTCCGATCCGACGGTGCCCGTGGTGTGCAGCGCCTCCCGTACCAGGTCGACGCCGGCCGCGGTGACCCGCGTCGCCGACCCACCGGTGCAGGTCATGGGCGCGTCACCGAAGCCGGACCAGCCCTGCTTGACCGCCCTGGGCCGGGCGAACACGCTGGGAATGCCGAAGTTCTGGTCGTAGGAGTCGGCCGCGCACCGGGTGCTCTGCCGCAGGTCGTCCATGATGAACTGCCGCACCGCCGGCGGCGCCGAATCCAGCAGGTACCGGTAGACGCGCACCACGTCGCCCGCGGTGATGGCGGTGTATCCCCAGTACCCGCGCTGCGCGGCCGGCGGCGGCGCCGTGTTACGCAGCCCGAGGCGCGGCACCATTCTGTTGATCACCTGCTCGTAGCCGTTCCCGGCCCAGAAATACGAGGCGGCGGCGTCGTCGCTGCCGCGCAGCATCGCGTCGAGGCGGGTGCGGTCGGCGCTCGGAACGGCGTAGTCCGGCCCGCGCAGCCAGAGGAAGTCCAGCGCGATGAGCAGCTTGACGACGGACGCGGACCGGAACTGCATGTCGATGTTGAGCTGCTCGGTGAAGGCACCCGTCTGCCGGTCGAAGACGGCGACGCCGGCCGTGACCCCGGCGGGCACCGTTACCGAGGCGGGAGCGGCGGCGGTCTGCGCGCCGCGGGCCGGGCCGGCGGCGGTCGAGGTGGCCAGAGTGCACGCGACGACGACCAGGCACGAGAGCTGTCTTCCGATAGAAGAACGCATCCTGCTCCTTCGAAGAGGTCAATCGCGGACCAGCATCGCGGAGGCGACCTGTCCGGGAAACCTGCAAGGTTCCAGGGAGCCCATCGATGCCACCGAATTTCGACGTAGCGCGATGTAGTGATGGCTGTGAATAATGTCTTGCGTTACCGGACTCACGGGGGAAGCCATGGAGCAGGATGCCTGCACCGTGCGTGTACCGACGGGATACCGCGTCGGCGGTTGGTGTGTGGAGCAGCCGTTGGCCAGCGGTAGCTGGAGCAGCGTCTACTCCGCCGCGCGGGTGGACGCCGAGCCGGGCGCGGAGCGGCAGGAGGCCGCGCTCAAGTTCATCGCGACCGGCACGCTGACCTCGCGCCAGCTCAGCCATCTCGCGGACATGACCAGTCGCGAGGTCGCCGTCTCCCGCCACGTCGACCACCCCGGCCTGATCCGGGTGCTGGACGTGATGGTCATCGACGACCCGGCCAACCCGGCGCTCGACGGCGGGACGGTCCTGGCGCTGGAGCTGGCGGCCGGTTCCGCGGCCACGGCGCTGGAGGAGGCGAAGGGCGCCGGGCTGGCGGACGCGCCGCGGATCATCGCCGAGGTGTGCGCCGCCCTGGCGCACCTGCACCGGGCGGGCTGGGTGCACGGCGACCTGAAGCCGGGCAACATCCTGCTCATGCCGGACGGCTCCGTGCGGCTTGCCGACTTCGGGCTGGCGGCGCACGTCGACGGCACGCACGCATACCTGCCGCCCGGCGGCACCTCCGACTACATGCCGCCGGAGCGGTGGGCCGAACCGGTGCGGCGCCGCGGCACGCCCGTGCGCCAGACCGCCGACCTGTGGGCGCTCGGCGTCGCGGCGTGCCAGCTGCTCACCGGCCGGCTGCCCTTCCCGGGAGTCACCTCGCGGGCGCGCGCCGCCGCGGCCGCCGCGTACGCGTCCGGCCAGGCGGTGCTCAACCTGCCGGACGCGCTCACCGAGCCGTGGCGGCGGTTCATCGCCGACTGCCTGGCACCCGATCACGCCACCCGCAAGCGGCACGACGCCGCGCGGATGCACCGGCGGGCCCTGGACATCATCGCGGCCGAGCGCGGCGAGTCGCCGGCCCCGCTCCGGCGCCTTTTCGCCTCGAGGCGCGGCATCACCGTCGCCGCGGGACTCCTCGGTGTGGCCGGCGTCGCCCTGCTGACGATGTGGCAGCTTCCGCTGGGAGAACGGCCGGCCGGCGCCGCGCCCTCGGGCCCGCCGACCGGATACGACCGCTACTTCCGCACCGACGGTGGCATTCCGCCGGCCTACTACGACCTCATCGTCCAGGCGGGGACGTTGTGCCCGGAGAACCGGGCGGTGTCGCCGTGGCTGGTGGCGGCCATCCTCAAGGCCGAGAGCGACTTCGACCCCGACCTGTCCGATCCGGCGGCGGACGAGTACGGCATCGCGCGCTGGACACCGAGCGTGCTCAAGTTCTACATGCCGGCCGGTCAGCGGGACAAGGTGCCCACCCCGCCGTTCCCGCCCGAGGTGTCCATTCCGGCGGTCGGCAGGTACCTGTGCTCGATGACCTCCGCGCTGGAGGAGGTGCCGGGCAGCCCGGAGGAGAACCTGGCCGCCGCGTACCGGACGTCGACGGACGTGGTCCGCCTGGCCGGCGGGGTGCCGAAGGACCGGCCCAAGCTGACGGCCTACATCGAGCGGCTGCGCACGTTCCTGACCCTCTACCGCCCCGCCGCCGCCGGCACGCCGTTCCCCTCGTCCTCGTAGCCGTCAGGCCGTGAGCAGCGCGAGGTGCTCCTCGCGTACGAGATCGAACTGGAGCGCCAGCGAGACCAGTGCGCTGCGCTGCCAGTCGCACTTGGTGTTCTCCGCGTCGTCCGGCGTCTTCACCCGCAGCTTCTCGCGGGCGAGGTAGCCGATGTGGAAGTTGATCGCGGCCCGGGTGAGGCCGGCCGCGCCCGGCAGGCCGGCGAGCCGGACCAGGATCTCCGGCGCGGTGGGTATGACCGGGCTGGAGGCGTTCCGCAGCCGCGGCTCGCAGAGCGCGAGCAGGATGAGGAAGTACTTCGCGGTCTCGTCCAGCGGGAACGAGGTGCGCGTGGCGTCGGCCGAGCCGTCGGGGGTGAGCGAGATGTCGGCGTAGGCGTGCTGGGGCGCGAAGACGTAGAACGCGGCGGGCCGGTCGGAGCCGGGCACCACGACCCGGGAGAACTCGAACGGGACCGGCATCTCCAGGCGGCGCGGTGCCACCTTGATGAACTCGCCGCCGCCCTCCGGGTTCTCGATGACGTAGGTGCGGCGGGAGGAGAGGTTGCTCACCAGCCAGTGGTCCTCGACGGCGAGGACGCTGCCCGCCACCCGGGAGATCGCCGCGTCCGGCAGGACTATGTCCACGGGGGAGTGCGGGGAGCCGCGGCCGAACGTCGCCGCCTGGCCCGGCGCCAGTTCCCGGACGCTGGGCGGGTCGTCACAGCTCTGCACGATGACCCCGGCCATCCGCACTTTCGCCTCCCCCTCGAGCCGCCACGGGCAGAGTACGCCGCTTCCGCACGCATATTCCGGCACCGCCGCACAGCGATCATCGTCACTGCCTGCGTTCGCGCCGGGGCGGTAAGATCATTGACGCAGGTGACGCGCCCGCCGGAGTTCGCGGTACAGAGACGGTTTGTGGGGGTGTCCAGGGTGTTCGACGGCCCTGCCGAGGGGACGCTGCGCCACGCCGACGCGGGCGAGTGGGAAGAGGCGGCCGAGCACGCCGGCCGCACCGCCGGCGACACCGGCGCGCTGACCGCCCGTACCGCGTGGCCGGTGATCATGGTGCTCTACCTACAGGGGCGGCTCGATGCCGCCGAGTCGGTCCGCGAGCGGGTGGCGCACCCGCCGGACCCGGCCGACGACGTCGCCGACCGCGCGCTGCTCGCGGCCTGGGCGGCCAGCGTCGCCTGGGCCCGCGGCGAGGTGTCCGCCTGCCGCCTGGCGGCGGACCGCGCCCTGTCCCTGGCGCGGCCGGGCAGCGATCCGCGGGCGCTGGCGGCCGTACACACGGTGCTCGCCCTGCTGGCCGCGGCGGAGGGTGACCGCCGGGGCAACGACCGGCACTACGCGCTGGCGCTGGACGCCGCCGTGGCCGCCGGTGACCGGACGCAGCAGCTGCGGATCCGGGCCAACCGCGCCTCGCAGCGGCTGGAGGAGGGTGACCTCACCGGCGCGCTCGCCGAGCTCGACGAGGCGCTCGGCCTGACCTCCGGCGGCGCCGAGCCCCATCCGGCCATGGTCGGCCTGGCCCAGCACAACCGGGCCGACCTGCTGCTGCGCGGCGGCCGGCCGCGCGCGGCCCGCGACGGGTTCCGGGCCGCCCGCACCACCTTGCAGCGCGCCGGCGCGGGCAGCGTGGCATACCCCCTGACCGGCCTCGGCGAGAGCTACGAGCTCTGCGGCGACCTGCCGCAGGCGCGCGCGGCGTACGAGGAGGCCGTGCTGGTCGCCGAGGCCACCGGAATCGCGCAGGCGCTGGTGCCGGCCCTGTGTGGACTCGCCCGGGTCCTGGCCGCGACGGGTGACGCCGGTGCGGTGCCGACGGCGGCCCGGGCGCTCGCCGCGTCCACCGGCCTGACCGAGGCGGCGGCGCGGGTGGCCGTGGGGTGGGCGGTGCTGACCGCGGAGCCGGCGGTCGCCCGGGACCACGCCGAGCGGGCGATCGGCCTGGCCCGGACCGGCCGCAATCCCGCGGCCCTGGCCGACGGCCTCGAACTCGCCGCGATGACGCACCCGGGCGCCGAGGCGGACCCGCTGCTCGCCGACGCGGCCCGGGTCTGGACGGACATCGGCGATCCGGTGGCGGTGGCCCGGGTCGAGCTGGCGCGGGCGCGCCGCAACGCCGGCCGTACGCCGGCGGCGTCGCGCATCATCGCCGAGCGCACGCTGCTCGCGCTGGGCGTCGAGTCGGCCACCGGCACCCGCTCGCTGGCGCCGTCGCTGCGGCCGCAGGAGAGCCCGGTCACCGTGCGGATGCTCGGCTCGTTCGCGGTGCTGCACGGCGGCGAGTCGGTCACCGCGGCGACCTGGCAGAGCCGCAAGGCGCGCGACCTGCTCAAGCTCCTGGTCGCCCGGCGCGGGCGGCCGATCAGCCGGGAGGCGATCGGCGAGGCGCTGTGGCCGGGCGAGAACGCGGTCGCCAACCGGCTGTCGATCACGCTGTCGATCCTGCGCACGGTCCTGGATCCCACGCGTTCCGTCCCGCCGGACCACTACGTCGTCACCGGTCCGGCCGGCGTCGCGTACGACCCGCACACGCTCTCGGTCGATGTGGACGTCTTCCTCCAGCTCGCCGCCGCCGGAGCCGCCGCACTCGGCGCCGGGCGCACCGACGAGGCCCGGGCGCTGCTGGAGGCGGCGGACGCCGCGTACGCCGGCGCGGTGCTGGACGACGAGCCGGACCTGGAGGCGGTGCGGCCGCTGCGCGACGAGGCGCGCACCGGGTACCTGGCCGCGATGCGGGCACTGGGCACCGCCTGCGCGGAGGCGGGCGACACCGACGCCGCCGTGCGGGCCTGGCGGCGGCTGCTCGACCACGACCCGTACGACGAGGACGGCGCCCTGCGGATGGTCGACGTCCTGACCGGCAGCGGCCGCCACGGCGAGGCCGCCCGGCGCTACCGGACCTACACCACGCGCATGCGGGAGCTGGGTGTCCGACCGGCGCCCATGAAGCGACGCATCTGAAAGTTTCGGTGCCATTCTCGCTCTGTGAATTGCTTATTCATGCAGCTTAATAGCTGATCCACGTCCCAATGGACCCTCCAGGCGGCCTGCAACGCATTGACATGCGTCGAAGGGTCGCCTTAACCTGCGGTTCAGGTTCCGGTCGTTCACCGGAACTTCCGGTGAACTTTCAGTGCTCGGAGGGGACGGAAGTATGTCCGAGTTGGCGTTGCTCGGGGCCGAGGTGGTCGCCGTCACCGTGCTCGTGTTCGGGCTGTACTTCCCGCGGCACCGGCGCCGGGACCTGGTGGTGGCCTACTTCAGCGTCAACATCGGCGTGCTGGCCGTCGCCGACGCGCTGCGCACGAGCAACACCGGCACCGGGCTCGGCCTGGGTCTGGCGCTGTTCGGCGTGCTGTCCATCATCCGGCTGCGCTCCACCGAGCTGGACCAGCACGAGGTCGCCTACTTCTTCTCCGCGCTCGCCCTCGGCCTGCTCGGCGCGCTCGACACCGCCTCGCTCTGGCGCAACCTCGCCCTGATGGGCCTGATCCTCGTCGTCATGGCGATCGTCGACAACCAGCGGCTGCTCGCCCGGTACCGGCAGCAGATCATCGTGCTCGACTCCGCCGTGACCCATCAGGACGAGCTGGTCCGCCGCCTCGAGGAACTGCTCGGCGCGCACGTGCACTCCGCCCGGCTGCTGCGCATCGACCTGATCAACGACTCCACCGTGGTCGACGTCCGGTACGCCGGCTCGTCGCGCCGGCCGGTCGCGCCGGTCAGCCCGGCCGCGTACGCGGCGCACCGATGACCGCCGGCACGGCGTTCCCGGCGCTTGCCGCGCTGCCCGGCATCGGCCTTGCCGAGCTGGACGCCAGGGCGGCCTTGCAGAGCCGGGTCGACCGCAAGTACATCGTGCCGGTCGCGGAGGCGGGCTGGCTGCTGCTGCGGCTGGCGCCGCACGCCGTGGTGCTCGACATCGACGGCATCCGGCACTTCACCTACGAGTCGCTCTACTTCGACACCCCCGACCTGAGCAGCTACCTGCGGACCGCGTACCGGCATCGCCGGCGCTTCAAGATCCGGACACGGACGTACGCCGACACCGGCTCCTGCTGGCTGGAGGTGAAGGTGCCGGGCCCGCGCGGCAGCACGGTCAAGTACCGGGTGCCGCACGACCTCGAGCAGCGCGACACCGTCGGCGCCGGGCGGGCCTTCGTCGAGGAGGTCTTCGGGCGCCACGGCCTGGCCGCCGACGGCCGGGCCGACCTCGGGCCCGTGCTGCGCACCGCCTACCTGCGTTTCACGCTGCTGCTGCCGGACTCCGACAGCCGGGTCACCGTCGACACCGACCTGCGGTGGATCGCCGGCGGCCGCGAACTGCGGCTGCCGGCCACGGCGATCGTGGAGACCAAGACCGGCGCCGCCGCATCGACCGCCGACCGCCGGCTGTGGCGCCGGGGCCACCGGCCCGTCGCCATCTCCAAGTACGCCACCGGGCTGGCCGCCTTCCGCGCGGACCTGCCGGCGGCGCCCTGGCGCCGGGTGCTCAGGCGGCACTTCACCGCTGTGAGAGAGGAACTGCATCATGGGTAGGCGCATCAGGGTCGTCCTCGCCGCGCTCGTCGCCGTCTGCGTCGTCGCCGCGCTCTCGCGTGCGGTGGCGGCACCGGCCGCGGCCGCACTGGCCGACGACATCACGTTCTCCGTGCCCAGCGGCGCGTTCCAGGGCTCCGTCTCGGTGGCGATGAGCACCGCGATCGGCGGCGCCGAGATCCGGTACACCACGGATGGGCGGCCGCCGGAACCCACCTCGACGCTCTACTCCGGCCGGGCGCTGAGCCTGACCGCGACCACCCAACTGCGCGCGCAGGCGTACGTGAACGGGGTGGCGACCGGCGCCGGCGGCACCGGGCTGTACGTCGCCCGCTCCTTCGACGCGCAGCACAACCTGCCGCTGGTGCTCATCGACGACTACGGCAGGGGCAAGCCGGGCCGCGACTTCGTCGACGCCGCCGCCATGATCTTCGACACCGCGGGCGGTGCCGCCTCGCTCTCGGCGGCGCCGGCCGTCGCCACCCGGGCCGGCATCCACCTGCGCGGCCAGTCGTCGGCCACCTTCGACAAGGCGCCGTACCGGCTGGAGCTGCGCGACGGCACCGACGACGACGCCGACCTTCCGGTGCTGGGTATGCCGGCCGACTCGGACTGGGTGCTGCGCGGGCCTTTCAGCGACAAGTCGCTGATCCGCGAGGCGCTGGTCTACGACCTCGGCCGGGAGATGGGCATGGTGGCGCCGCGTTACCGCTTCGTCGAGCTCTACCTCAACGTCGACTCCGCGCCGGTGGCCGCCGCCGACTACCAGGGCGTCTACATGCTCGTCGAGACGATCAAGAACAGCAAGGAGCGGCTCGACCTCAAGCAGCTCAAGGAGGCCGACACCACCCTTCCCAAGATCACCGGTGGCTACATCTTCAAGTTCGAGTGGCTGGCCGCGGAGGAGCCGACCCTCACCTGTACGGGCGCCGCGGCGACGTGCTGGAACTATCTGGAGGTCGAGGACCCGTCACCGCTGAACGCACAGCAGAAGTCCTGGCTGACGCAGTACCTGCAACAGTTCCACGACCTGCTGCACAGTTCCCGGTTCGCCGACCCGCAGACCGGCTACCGGAGCTGGATCGACGTCGGCTCCTGGGTCGACCTGATCATCCTCAACGAGTTCAGCCGCGAGATGGACTCGTACCTGCGCAGCACCTACTTCTACAAGGACCGCGAGGGCCCGATCGTGGCCGGTCCGTTGTGGGACTACGACCTGACCTTCGGCACCGGCGGCTTCTTCGGCAACGAGCAGACCGCCGGATGGCAGCACCAGCAGACCCGTACGCCGCAGGCCAACGACTGGTTCCAGATCCTGCTGACCGATCCCGCGCTCCAGCAGGACCTCAGGACCCGCTGGCAGGCGCTGCGCCGGGGCCTGCTCTCCGACTCGGCGCTGGGCGCCCGCATCGACGCGCTGAGCGCGCCGCTGACCGCCGCGGCCCAGCGCAACTTCCAGCGGTGGCCCAACCTGACCACCCGGATGATCGGGCCGTTCGTCACCGACACCGCCGCGACCTGGTCGGGCCAGGTCCAGGCGATGCGCTCGTGGATGACCCGGCGCGCGGCCTGGCTCGACGGCACGGCGGCCTGGGGCGGCGGCACCACCACGCCCACGCCCACGCCGACGCCCACGCCGACGCCCACGCCGGCGCCCGGCGGCTGCACCGCGACCTACACCCAGGTGGGCCAGTGGGCCGGCGGCTTCCAGGGCGAGGTGCGGGTGACCGCCGGAGCGGCGCGGGTCAACGGCTGGACCGTCACCCTGACCTTCGCCAACGGGCAACGCGTCAGCCAGGGCTGGAACACCGTGCTGTCCACCAGCGGCGCGACCGTGACGGCCCGCAACGAGACCTACAACGGCACCCTGAACCCGGCGGCGAGCACGACCTTCGGCTTCCTCGGATCGTGGACGGGAACGAACACGCCGCCGACGCTGACCTGCACTACCACTTGATCGGTACGCAGTTTCCGGTCTTGTAGGTGCCGTCGGCGTCGGTCACGAGGCCGTGCTGGGAGTTCGCGACCCGGGCGCACACCTTCGGCGCGTTGCCGATGGCCTTGACGAAGGCCGGCTCGTCCGTACCGATCACCGAGGGCTGCTCGTCGTCGACGTACCAGGTGCCCTGCTCGTCCTCGGGCGCCTGCTCGCCCATGATCCGGTCCGGCGGGTTGGTGCCGTCGCCGCCCCAGATGTGCAGGTGCCAGCCGCCGGAGCTGGACGGCCGGGTGTCGCCGAACTCCGCGTCGTACTCGACGGTGAGCTTGCCGTCGGCGACCGTCGCCGCGGTGAGGCAGACCCAGCGCGGGTTGCTCTTGATCTCGTCCGTGCACTGCTCGTCGGCCGGGACCTCGGGGGTGTCGTTGCCGGCCACGTTGCGGTTGTCCTTGTCGTCGCCCTTGCCGTCGGCCCTGGTCAGCGCCCAGCCCGCGACGCCGGCGGCGAGCAGCACGACGAGCGCGGCGCCGGTCGCGATCAGGGCACCCCGGCGGCGCCGGGCCGGCCGCTCGGGCGCCGGTGCCGCCGGCGCGGCGGGTCCCGCCGCGGCCGCGGCCGACACGAACGTCCTGGCCCGCGGCGGCGGGGCGGCCGAGCGGGCGGCGGCCGCCGGTAGGCCGGGGCCGTCGACCACGGTCGCGGCCATGGCCGGCGGAGGCGCCGGGTGCACGCGCGGCACCGGAGCCGGGGTCGGCGCCACGGACTCGGCGCGGTACGTGCCCGGCACCGGCCCGGCGGACGGTACCGCCGACGCCGCGGGCCGCGCGGGCGGGACCGTCCGCCGGG belongs to Amorphoplanes digitatis and includes:
- a CDS encoding CotH kinase family protein — its product is MGRRIRVVLAALVAVCVVAALSRAVAAPAAAALADDITFSVPSGAFQGSVSVAMSTAIGGAEIRYTTDGRPPEPTSTLYSGRALSLTATTQLRAQAYVNGVATGAGGTGLYVARSFDAQHNLPLVLIDDYGRGKPGRDFVDAAAMIFDTAGGAASLSAAPAVATRAGIHLRGQSSATFDKAPYRLELRDGTDDDADLPVLGMPADSDWVLRGPFSDKSLIREALVYDLGREMGMVAPRYRFVELYLNVDSAPVAAADYQGVYMLVETIKNSKERLDLKQLKEADTTLPKITGGYIFKFEWLAAEEPTLTCTGAAATCWNYLEVEDPSPLNAQQKSWLTQYLQQFHDLLHSSRFADPQTGYRSWIDVGSWVDLIILNEFSREMDSYLRSTYFYKDREGPIVAGPLWDYDLTFGTGGFFGNEQTAGWQHQQTRTPQANDWFQILLTDPALQQDLRTRWQALRRGLLSDSALGARIDALSAPLTAAAQRNFQRWPNLTTRMIGPFVTDTAATWSGQVQAMRSWMTRRAAWLDGTAAWGGGTTTPTPTPTPTPTPTPAPGGCTATYTQVGQWAGGFQGEVRVTAGAARVNGWTVTLTFANGQRVSQGWNTVLSTSGATVTARNETYNGTLNPAASTTFGFLGSWTGTNTPPTLTCTTT